The Capsicum annuum cultivar UCD-10X-F1 unplaced genomic scaffold, UCD10Xv1.1 ctg2160, whole genome shotgun sequence genome includes the window AGTACTGATGTCAAACAGATTAAGTTAAGGTATCCACATTACATTCTCTTTGTGCCTCTTTTTTCCCTTTACCTTAGGGTTAGAGAGCCTATTGGCATGGGGGAAGGGGGATCTGTTTGTGCTTGGAAAGAAACTATGCAGTCTGAAAACCATCAACTTACAATTATTAGCACTGATGTCAATCCTATTGCATAACCTTCATTGATGCGACGCAAATAGTGATCTAGAATGGTAGATGTGGTGGCCAAAACACTTAATAATAGCCCACCTGCACAACaatccaataaaataaaaaagaaaggtaTCATCTGTAAGTGAATCGCacaagaagagagagagagagaaagagagagagagaagagataTATACCCCAGAACCGTGTTGAAGCTTGGATCTTTGTCAAATATGCAATTGTGGCTTTTCCAGGCTTTATGCTAGGAATTCTAGCGCCTATCTTGTTTAAGTAATCAGCAATTTCTTTTGGCATGTTGGCCTAGTTACAAGTTTAACATTAAGTAAAATTGAGCAAGAGAGAATATCCCTGAA containing:
- the LOC124890656 gene encoding preprotein translocase subunit SCY2, chloroplastic-like, producing MQPILVTSYLLALPGILASLLGSRFWEHVRDILNPDTSHGADPWVYYTVYAFFVFLFNIFDIANMPKEIADYLNKIGARIPSIKPGKATIAYLTKIQASTRFWGGLLLSVLATTSTILDHYLRRINEGYAIGLTSVLIIVS